The following coding sequences lie in one Vibrio sp. BS-M-Sm-2 genomic window:
- a CDS encoding 3-hydroxyacyl-ACP dehydratase yields MDKRKPNVIAVDTAEKESTLTLHITGDITDFKGHFKSFPILPGVTQIDWALHYAVQELSVPGFFKGMEVIKFQEPILPDSTIQLSLKWDADKDKLSFSYTSNSGEQTHSSGKMKLGEKSE; encoded by the coding sequence ATGGATAAGAGAAAACCAAACGTCATTGCTGTTGACACTGCAGAGAAAGAATCGACCCTGACACTCCATATTACTGGAGACATCACCGATTTTAAGGGGCACTTCAAGAGCTTTCCTATTCTTCCTGGTGTTACACAGATTGATTGGGCACTTCACTACGCAGTCCAAGAACTGAGTGTCCCTGGTTTCTTTAAAGGCATGGAAGTCATCAAATTCCAAGAACCGATCCTGCCAGACTCGACTATTCAGTTGTCATTAAAGTGGGACGCTGACAAAGACAAACTGAGCTTTAGTTACACCTCAAACAGCGGTGAACAGACCCACTCTTCAGGCAAAATGAAGCTGGGAGAGAAAAGTGAATAG
- a CDS encoding glycosyltransferase — protein MNSTPVEATSQHQTKESSYNACFLIPCFNHGVTMPEVVSSLHHFELPIIIVDDGSELATKQFLTPLAENSRVTLVTLEQNQGKGGAVKAGIKRAQELGFSHAIQIDADGQHDLEALPALIQTSQDKPQRLISGQPIYDDSVPKARLYGRYATHIWVWIETLSLSIKDSMCGFRAYPIHQTQTVLNKYDVGSRMDFDIEILVRLYWEGCDIDFVETRVIYPENGISHFDALWDNVKISWMHTRLFFGMLPRAPKLIARHFKSTSAEDGQKQDSSTGSNNNESEQPHWSRTQERGTVIGIKLLLAVYTLLGRGVFNLILRGVMRYYHLTGKRARNASEQYLFQLKAYAEQQNIELPAELNSYNHLLSFGHTMLDKLAAWKGDFSVDNLTIHGQEQFESMVENKQGVLILGSHLGNIELCRALGRRHSNIKINALVFTEHAERFNSVMKAVNPQSDLNLIQVTSMGPDTAILLQQKLEQGEWIVIVGDRTSTSKESRSVWAEFLGKEAPFPQGPFMLASVLKAPVFLLFGLRDDSRTKPHFNVYFEHFSDKIELPRKTREQSLQQVVQKYANRLQHYTLQAPLQWYNFFNFWTLSKHHDEKESK, from the coding sequence GTGAATAGTACTCCCGTCGAGGCTACTTCTCAGCACCAAACAAAAGAAAGCAGCTATAATGCTTGCTTCCTTATCCCGTGCTTTAACCATGGCGTAACCATGCCTGAAGTGGTGTCGTCACTCCATCATTTTGAGTTGCCGATCATCATCGTTGACGATGGCAGTGAGCTCGCGACCAAACAGTTTCTGACTCCTCTAGCGGAAAACTCACGCGTGACTTTGGTGACGCTTGAACAGAATCAAGGCAAAGGCGGCGCAGTAAAGGCTGGCATCAAGCGAGCGCAAGAGCTCGGCTTTAGTCATGCCATCCAGATTGATGCTGATGGGCAACACGACCTAGAAGCACTACCCGCATTAATCCAAACTTCGCAAGACAAACCTCAGCGCTTGATATCAGGTCAGCCTATCTACGATGACAGCGTGCCCAAGGCAAGGCTCTATGGGCGCTACGCGACACACATTTGGGTATGGATAGAAACCCTTTCTTTATCAATTAAAGACAGCATGTGTGGCTTTAGAGCGTATCCCATCCACCAAACTCAAACAGTGTTGAATAAGTACGATGTTGGTTCGAGAATGGACTTCGATATCGAGATTTTGGTTCGCCTGTATTGGGAAGGTTGTGACATCGACTTCGTTGAAACGCGAGTCATCTATCCTGAAAACGGCATCTCTCATTTCGATGCGTTGTGGGATAACGTCAAAATCAGTTGGATGCACACGCGACTGTTCTTCGGCATGCTGCCAAGAGCACCCAAGCTGATTGCTCGCCATTTCAAATCAACGTCTGCTGAAGATGGTCAAAAACAAGATTCATCGACTGGATCAAACAACAACGAGTCAGAACAACCCCATTGGTCTCGCACTCAAGAACGCGGCACCGTAATCGGCATCAAACTGCTATTGGCGGTTTATACCCTATTAGGTCGTGGTGTATTTAACCTGATTTTGCGTGGTGTGATGCGTTACTACCACTTAACAGGCAAGCGCGCGCGAAACGCTTCTGAACAATACTTGTTTCAATTGAAAGCCTATGCGGAACAGCAAAATATAGAGTTACCCGCTGAATTGAACAGTTATAACCATCTGCTCTCGTTTGGTCATACTATGTTAGACAAGCTGGCGGCATGGAAAGGAGACTTTTCGGTCGATAACCTGACCATTCATGGTCAAGAGCAATTTGAGAGCATGGTGGAAAATAAGCAAGGTGTGCTGATTTTAGGTTCTCACCTAGGCAACATCGAATTGTGTCGCGCTTTAGGCCGCCGACACTCGAACATTAAAATCAACGCTCTGGTTTTCACTGAGCACGCTGAACGTTTTAATTCAGTAATGAAAGCAGTTAACCCGCAGTCTGATTTAAACCTGATTCAAGTGACATCGATGGGACCAGATACGGCTATCTTATTACAACAGAAGTTGGAGCAAGGAGAATGGATCGTAATTGTTGGCGATCGAACCTCCACCAGCAAAGAGAGCCGCTCGGTATGGGCAGAGTTCTTAGGTAAGGAAGCACCCTTCCCTCAAGGTCCATTTATGTTAGCCTCTGTGCTAAAAGCACCCGTATTTTTACTGTTTGGCCTACGTGATGACTCACGAACTAAGCCGCACTTTAATGTCTATTTCGAGCATTTTAGCGACAAAATAGAATTACCTAGAAAGACTCGCGAACAATCTTTACAGCAAGTCGTGCAGAAATACGCAAACCGACTTCAGCACTACACACTGCAAGCACCGCTTCAGTGGTACAACTTTTTTAATTTTTGGACACTGAGCAAGCACCATGACGAAAAAGAATCCAAATAG
- the hutH gene encoding histidine ammonia-lyase, which produces MTKKNPNSITFGAECLTIEDVVAISQGAKASMNSSNEFTSKIDRGVAFLERLLKEEGVIYGVTTGYGDSCTVAIPPNLVDELPLHLTRFHGCGLGEILSHEQARAVLATRLCSLSQGVSGVTHDLLNQIVTLINQDISPRIPQEGSVGASGDLTPLSYLAAALIGERDVIYKGEVRPTSDVYKELGINPIKLKPKEGLALMNGTSVMTALACIAYKRAEYLAQLSTKITAMVSVGMHGNDFHFDEALFAVKPHPGQQQVAAWLRDDLQADRPPRNSDRLQDRYSLRCAPHVIGVVQDSLPWLRQMIENELNSANDNPIIDGDNERVLHGGHFYGGHIAMAMDTLKTAVANLADLLDRQMAQLMDYKFNNGLPFNLTGAEGERKPINHGFKAVQIGVSAWTAEALKHTMPASVFSRSTECHNQDKVSMGTIAARDCLRVLELTEQVAAASLLAGTQALELRKRHNELDEHHMSENLKHIRDEVLKEFEFIVEDRPLEGDLRHFIARIQSQHWSLYS; this is translated from the coding sequence ATGACGAAAAAGAATCCAAATAGCATCACTTTTGGTGCCGAATGCCTCACGATTGAGGATGTTGTCGCTATTTCACAGGGCGCAAAAGCCTCGATGAACTCAAGTAACGAGTTCACATCTAAGATTGACCGAGGTGTCGCTTTCTTAGAACGCCTGTTGAAAGAAGAAGGCGTGATTTATGGCGTGACAACGGGTTACGGAGATTCATGTACCGTAGCAATTCCACCAAACCTTGTTGATGAATTGCCATTGCATCTAACGCGCTTCCACGGTTGTGGCTTAGGTGAAATACTGTCTCATGAGCAAGCTCGTGCAGTATTAGCAACGCGTCTTTGTTCGTTGTCGCAAGGTGTATCAGGTGTGACTCACGATCTGCTCAATCAAATCGTTACCCTGATCAACCAAGATATTTCACCGCGTATTCCGCAAGAAGGTTCTGTTGGTGCTAGTGGCGACTTGACGCCGCTCTCTTACTTAGCTGCAGCCCTGATCGGCGAGCGCGATGTTATCTACAAGGGTGAAGTTCGCCCAACCAGTGATGTCTACAAAGAGCTAGGCATTAACCCTATCAAACTCAAGCCAAAAGAAGGCTTAGCATTGATGAATGGTACATCAGTGATGACGGCACTGGCTTGTATCGCCTACAAACGCGCAGAATACCTAGCTCAGCTATCAACTAAGATCACCGCAATGGTATCTGTCGGCATGCATGGCAACGACTTCCACTTCGATGAAGCGCTATTTGCTGTTAAACCACATCCAGGCCAGCAGCAAGTTGCGGCATGGCTACGTGATGACCTGCAAGCCGACCGTCCACCACGTAACAGTGACCGCCTACAAGATCGTTACTCTCTGCGTTGTGCTCCGCATGTGATTGGTGTGGTTCAAGACTCTCTACCTTGGCTACGCCAAATGATCGAGAACGAACTAAACAGTGCTAACGACAACCCGATTATCGACGGTGACAACGAGCGCGTGCTGCACGGTGGACACTTCTACGGTGGTCATATCGCTATGGCGATGGATACGTTAAAAACTGCCGTAGCAAACCTTGCTGACCTGCTTGACCGTCAAATGGCTCAGCTGATGGACTACAAGTTCAACAACGGTTTGCCATTCAACCTAACGGGGGCTGAAGGCGAACGTAAGCCAATCAACCACGGCTTCAAGGCGGTACAGATTGGCGTTTCAGCTTGGACAGCAGAGGCATTGAAACACACCATGCCAGCAAGCGTGTTCTCTCGTTCAACAGAGTGTCACAACCAAGACAAAGTCAGCATGGGCACCATCGCAGCTCGTGACTGTTTACGCGTTCTAGAGCTAACCGAACAAGTGGCGGCAGCGTCACTTCTAGCGGGTACACAAGCGCTTGAGCTTCGTAAACGCCACAATGAGCTTGATGAGCACCACATGAGTGAGAACCTAAAGCATATTCGCGACGAAGTGCTTAAAGAGTTTGAATTTATCGTTGAAGACCGACCACTTGAAGGCGATCTACGCCACTTCATTGCTCGTATTCAAAGTCAGCACTGGTCACTTTACTCATAG
- a CDS encoding thioesterase family protein produces the protein MSEILHPLQSEVTLITSFQDADPMGVIYHGNYFRFFEEVRRIMMDKIEYNYHEMKDSGYMWPIIDTRVKYIKAIPFNHQIKVSAKLTEWENRLRVDYEIHDANTGARMTRAHTMQVAVTIEEQEMCFASPKVFTDKVEHWHQFGCLPQSTEQQPSDQQSDQPQVSNTQQQVKHESV, from the coding sequence ATGTCTGAAATCCTTCATCCATTACAATCTGAGGTGACTCTGATTACCTCATTCCAAGATGCCGACCCGATGGGCGTGATCTATCACGGTAATTACTTCCGATTTTTTGAAGAAGTAAGGCGCATCATGATGGATAAGATTGAGTACAACTACCATGAGATGAAGGACTCAGGCTACATGTGGCCGATCATCGACACGCGTGTAAAGTACATTAAGGCGATACCGTTCAATCATCAGATCAAGGTATCGGCTAAGTTGACTGAATGGGAAAACCGCCTACGTGTTGACTACGAAATTCACGATGCCAACACAGGTGCTCGCATGACACGCGCCCACACAATGCAGGTTGCGGTGACCATTGAAGAACAAGAGATGTGCTTCGCTTCACCGAAAGTGTTTACAGATAAAGTCGAGCACTGGCACCAGTTTGGTTGCTTACCCCAATCAACTGAGCAACAACCAAGCGACCAACAATCAGACCAACCTCAAGTATCTAACACACAGCAGCAGGTGAAACATGAGTCTGTTTAA
- a CDS encoding outer membrane lipoprotein carrier protein LolA: MSLFKRSRKHISIALLGLASMMASSFVIANESTSTVCSISELQTVLSANNIVRGEFTQTRNMEMFAQPLTSQGTFLLDKSSGLLWTQTTPFPVSLVLTDNKLSQRFADQPAKIITDKENPMAFYFSHIFLSVFHGDTQKLQEQFALDFEPETTTNTDESANASSQDTRWTLTLKPKSAPMNAVFEAITLQGKNDIERIELREIRGDSTVIEFSQLSHLPEVLSDAEAQQFQL, from the coding sequence ATGAGTCTGTTTAAACGCAGTCGCAAACACATCAGCATCGCACTACTAGGGCTTGCCTCAATGATGGCGAGTAGTTTTGTTATTGCTAATGAAAGTACATCTACGGTTTGTTCTATTTCAGAGCTACAAACCGTGTTAAGCGCAAACAACATAGTGCGTGGTGAGTTCACCCAAACGCGCAACATGGAAATGTTCGCCCAACCTTTGACATCGCAAGGTACATTCCTGTTAGACAAATCAAGTGGCCTACTCTGGACACAAACAACGCCGTTTCCTGTGAGCTTAGTGCTCACTGATAATAAGTTGAGCCAAAGATTTGCCGATCAACCCGCGAAAATCATCACCGATAAAGAAAACCCAATGGCATTTTATTTCAGCCATATCTTCTTGTCAGTGTTTCATGGAGACACGCAAAAACTTCAAGAACAGTTCGCACTCGATTTTGAGCCCGAAACCACTACAAACACTGATGAAAGTGCAAACGCAAGTTCACAAGACACACGATGGACACTCACTCTAAAGCCGAAAAGTGCTCCGATGAACGCGGTGTTTGAAGCCATTACGCTGCAAGGTAAAAATGATATTGAACGTATTGAGTTGAGAGAGATTCGTGGAGACAGCACGGTGATCGAATTTAGCCAATTAAGCCATCTACCGGAAGTATTATCAGATGCTGAAGCGCAACAATTCCAACTCTAG